One region of Gouania willdenowi chromosome 13, fGouWil2.1, whole genome shotgun sequence genomic DNA includes:
- the LOC114474399 gene encoding aldehyde dehydrogenase, dimeric NADP-preferring-like isoform X1 has translation MARQVVQRAKEAFLSGRTRPLEFRLQQLQSLQRMITEKETEICTALKQDLHRSQYDTPLLELISIENELKLAMEKLSEWASRRPVEKNLLSLSDEVYIHPQPLGVVLIIGAWNYPWAVTLLPLVGAIAAGNAAVVKPSELSEHSSLLLRALLPRYLDMELYPVVMGGASETQELLRLRFDHIFYTGSCAVGRLVMEAAARYLTPVTLELGGKSPCYIDKNCNIMVACRRITWGKFVNCGQTCIAPDYILCERSIQGRVVDCIRQTLLEFYGIDPKSSPDYGRIINRHHFNRVVGLMEGYAPVLGGQSDPSQCYIAPTVLRDVPPHSRLMQEEIFGPVLPIVTVSDMDDAISFINEREKPLALYIFSSDKKAINKMMEETTSGGVTVNDVMMHYTLSSLPFGGVGQSGMGRYHGKHTFEQLSHHRACLVRSLAMENVNLSRYPPQDRRRARRVKMALKSPLIDMSKRTLVWAVVATIIGCALFITLMVILLVAAGLNCTCWYWRGFYN, from the exons ATGGCAAGGCAGGTGGTCCAGCGGGCTAAGGAGGCGTTCTTGAGCGGTAGAACTCGACCTCTAGAGTTCAGACTGCAGCAGCTTCAGTCTCTACAGAGAATGATCACAGAGAAGGAGACGGAGATCTGCACCGCCCTCAAACAGGACCTCCACAGA AGTCAGTATGACACGCCCCTCCTGGAGCTGATCAGCATCGAGAACGAGCTGAAGCTGGCCATGGAGAAGCTGTCAGAGTGGGCGTCTCGTCGCCCTGTGGAGAAGAACCTCCTCAGCCTATCAGACGAGGTCTACATCCACCCTCAGCCTCTAGGAGTGGTTCTCATCATCGGGGCGTGGAACTACCCGTGGGCCGTCACCCTGCTGCCACTAGTCGGGGCCATTGCTGCAG GAAACGCTGCTGTGGTGAAGCCGTCAGAGCTCAGCGAGCACTCGTCCCTCCTGCTCCGAGCTCTGCTGCCTCGTTATCTGGACATG GAGCTGTACCCAGTGGTGATGGGAGGAGCCTCAGAGACCCAGGAGCTTCTCAGGCTCCGGTTCGACCACATCTTCTACACGGGCAGCTGTGCGGTGGGTCGATTGGTGATGGAGGCGGCCGCCCGTTACCTCACCCCAGTGACCCTGGAGCTGGGAGGAAAGAGCCCCTGCTACATAGACAAGAACTGCAACATCATGGTCGCCTGCCG TCGCATCACGTGGGGAAAGTTTGTGAACTGTGGTCAGACGTGCATCGCTCCAGATTACATCCTGTGTGAGCGTTCCATCCAGGGCCGCGTGGTGGACTGCATTCGTCAGACCCTCCTG GAGTTCTACGGGATCGACCCCAAATCGTCCCCTGACTACGGCCGGATCATCAATCGTCATCACTTTAACAGAGTCGTGGGTCTGATGGAGGGCTACGCCCCTGTCCTGGGGGGCCAGAGTGACCCGTCTCAGTGCTACATCG CCCCCACAGTGCTGAGGGACGTGCCCCCCCATTCCAGGCTGATGCAGGAGGAGATCTTTGGGCCTGTGTTGCCCATAGTAACCGTGAGTGACATGGACGACGCCATCAGTTTCATCAACGAGAGGGAGAAACCTTTGGCTTTGTACATCTTCAGCTCAGATAAAAAG GCCATCAACAAGATGATGGAGGAGACCACGAGTGGAGGAGTGACAGTCAATGACGTCATGATGCACTACACCCTCAGCTCACTGCCGTTTGGGGGAGTAG gtCAGAGTGGAATGGGTCGCTACCATGGCAAACACACCTTTGAGCAGCTGAGCCACCACCGGGCGTGCCTGGTGCGTTCACTGGCCATGGAGAACGTCAACCTATCCAGGTACCCTCCTCAGGACCGGCGGCGGGCCCGTAGGGTAAAGATGGCCCTGAAGTCTCCTCTGATCGACATGTCTAAGAGGACGTTAGTGTGGGCCGTGGTGGCCACCATTATCGGATGTGCTCTGTTTATCACACTCATGGTCATCCTACTGGTCGCTGCTGGTCTCAACTGTACCTGCTGGTACTGGAGAGGCTTCTacaactaa
- the LOC114474399 gene encoding fatty aldehyde dehydrogenase-like isoform X2, with translation MEKLSEWASRRPVEKNLLSLSDEVYIHPQPLGVVLIIGAWNYPWAVTLLPLVGAIAAGNAAVVKPSELSEHSSLLLRALLPRYLDMELYPVVMGGASETQELLRLRFDHIFYTGSCAVGRLVMEAAARYLTPVTLELGGKSPCYIDKNCNIMVACRRITWGKFVNCGQTCIAPDYILCERSIQGRVVDCIRQTLLEFYGIDPKSSPDYGRIINRHHFNRVVGLMEGYAPVLGGQSDPSQCYIAPTVLRDVPPHSRLMQEEIFGPVLPIVTVSDMDDAISFINEREKPLALYIFSSDKKAINKMMEETTSGGVTVNDVMMHYTLSSLPFGGVGQSGMGRYHGKHTFEQLSHHRACLVRSLAMENVNLSRYPPQDRRRARRVKMALKSPLIDMSKRTLVWAVVATIIGCALFITLMVILLVAAGLNCTCWYWRGFYN, from the exons ATGGAGAAGCTGTCAGAGTGGGCGTCTCGTCGCCCTGTGGAGAAGAACCTCCTCAGCCTATCAGACGAGGTCTACATCCACCCTCAGCCTCTAGGAGTGGTTCTCATCATCGGGGCGTGGAACTACCCGTGGGCCGTCACCCTGCTGCCACTAGTCGGGGCCATTGCTGCAG GAAACGCTGCTGTGGTGAAGCCGTCAGAGCTCAGCGAGCACTCGTCCCTCCTGCTCCGAGCTCTGCTGCCTCGTTATCTGGACATG GAGCTGTACCCAGTGGTGATGGGAGGAGCCTCAGAGACCCAGGAGCTTCTCAGGCTCCGGTTCGACCACATCTTCTACACGGGCAGCTGTGCGGTGGGTCGATTGGTGATGGAGGCGGCCGCCCGTTACCTCACCCCAGTGACCCTGGAGCTGGGAGGAAAGAGCCCCTGCTACATAGACAAGAACTGCAACATCATGGTCGCCTGCCG TCGCATCACGTGGGGAAAGTTTGTGAACTGTGGTCAGACGTGCATCGCTCCAGATTACATCCTGTGTGAGCGTTCCATCCAGGGCCGCGTGGTGGACTGCATTCGTCAGACCCTCCTG GAGTTCTACGGGATCGACCCCAAATCGTCCCCTGACTACGGCCGGATCATCAATCGTCATCACTTTAACAGAGTCGTGGGTCTGATGGAGGGCTACGCCCCTGTCCTGGGGGGCCAGAGTGACCCGTCTCAGTGCTACATCG CCCCCACAGTGCTGAGGGACGTGCCCCCCCATTCCAGGCTGATGCAGGAGGAGATCTTTGGGCCTGTGTTGCCCATAGTAACCGTGAGTGACATGGACGACGCCATCAGTTTCATCAACGAGAGGGAGAAACCTTTGGCTTTGTACATCTTCAGCTCAGATAAAAAG GCCATCAACAAGATGATGGAGGAGACCACGAGTGGAGGAGTGACAGTCAATGACGTCATGATGCACTACACCCTCAGCTCACTGCCGTTTGGGGGAGTAG gtCAGAGTGGAATGGGTCGCTACCATGGCAAACACACCTTTGAGCAGCTGAGCCACCACCGGGCGTGCCTGGTGCGTTCACTGGCCATGGAGAACGTCAACCTATCCAGGTACCCTCCTCAGGACCGGCGGCGGGCCCGTAGGGTAAAGATGGCCCTGAAGTCTCCTCTGATCGACATGTCTAAGAGGACGTTAGTGTGGGCCGTGGTGGCCACCATTATCGGATGTGCTCTGTTTATCACACTCATGGTCATCCTACTGGTCGCTGCTGGTCTCAACTGTACCTGCTGGTACTGGAGAGGCTTCTacaactaa